From Coffea arabica cultivar ET-39 chromosome 2e, Coffea Arabica ET-39 HiFi, whole genome shotgun sequence, the proteins below share one genomic window:
- the LOC113730200 gene encoding uncharacterized protein, which yields MRSFGGGSRGMGGGGSGGGSVQMLRSVQRAVRARTVGGGGGAAHEPFSHTHPSTTNTATTTTLGRTRQTTCNNNKNQPITLSSSSSSSSSSTASSAIFSPCNNLLPTTVSTAAPPPWPSSCSSPTFTDDSDWECIDDCYEDFVFGTVPSKDEVHHAVFALQEVLDPASAKCLIDDIPAYNLDADLGGQVSSLTGSLQRSSPFGSQLDWMEPSLQLCSQSTLQAHDRVHDALHLLRNEPSVQRMVVSLSSDKAVWDAVLNNEVVQELRGSLSQDKNPAEKSDDGSDASDPARDFLSWVIVNTKATVMELVDKITKLVNELFRTEGGGGDRTADRKADPFDEKLRASFLLSVVVMLIVVVARSSKA from the exons ATGAGGTCATTTGGTGGTGGCAGCAGAGGCATGGGCGGAGGAGGCAGCGGTGGTGGGAGCGTGCAGATGCTAAGAAGTGTTCAAAGGGCTGTGAGAGCCCGAACTGTCGGCGGTGGGGGTGGCGCAGCCCATGAACCTTTCTCTCATACTCACCCCTCCACTACCAACACcgctactactactactcttGGTAGAACGAGACAAACTACTTGTAACAATAACAAGAACCAGCCCATCacgctttcttcttcttcttcttcttcttcttcttcaacagCTTCATCTGCTATATTTTCTCCATGCAACAATCTCCTGCCAACAACAGTATCAACCGCTGCACCACCCCCCTGGCCTTCTTCTTGTTCATCGCCTACTTTTACGGATGATTCTGATTGGGAGTGTATCGATGACTGTTATGAAGACTTCGTTTTTGGGACTGTTCCATCCAAGGACGAGGTCCATCATGCAGTTTTTGCTCTCCAGGA GGTACTAGATCCAGCCTCAGCTAAATGTTTGATCGACGACATACCTGCATACAATTTGGATGCTGACCTAGGTGGTCAAGTATCTAGCCTCACTGGTTCCCTGCAAAGATCTTCTCCATTTGGCAGCCAGTTGGATTGGATGGAGCCCTCATTGCAACTCTGCAGCCAGAGCACGTTGCAGGCTCATGATCGAGTTCATGATGCTTTGCACTTGCTCAGGAACGAACCTTCAGTTCAG AGAATGGTGGTATCACTATCTTCTGATAAAGCTGTTTGGGATGCTGTGTTGAATAATGAGGTAGTTCAGGAGCTCAGAGGGTCTCTCAGTCAAG ATAAAAATCCTGCTGAGAAATCAGATGATGGTTCTGATGCTTCTGATCCAGCAAGAGACTTTCTAAGTTGGGTAATTGTCAACACCAAAGCGACAGTTATGGAGCTTGTTGACAAGATTACGAAGCTAGTAAATGAACTATTCCGCAccgaaggaggaggaggagacaGGACAGCTGATAGAAAAGCAGATCCTTTTGATGAAAAGCTGAGAGCATCGTTTCTGCTCTCGGTCGTGGTTATGCTAATCGTGGTCGTGGCTCGATCAAGCAAGGCATGA
- the LOC113730201 gene encoding uncharacterized protein — MEPNLSPSTPRRVKFAPKGPPPKRKSTPLQPKTEVAGGGDHGGDDEINESLLRKVNEHLTRRWPQAEKKSSVQVAFSHGVASSTSLRTYGSAKEGSGDRSNGTGLRDSAADTMGDIHSLPSTSKIDWMVESSEDATVTSFKQKKREYKEPWDYNHSYYPVTLPIRRPYSGNPEVLDREEFGEAKAASEYDESAINSASDLGLLEEVDGEKMLFLQFPANLPFVKRESGPGSTGTSEHASASMNHKHRAGSSRPGGSVAPTTAKGKEIPGSFPMVSGDAKGKEMVNSSVSSVGTNKNVCSLEELPPGFMGKILVFKSGAVKLKLGDMLYDVSPGSNCAFAQDIVAINTSDKHCCNLGEVSKRAVVTPDIDHLLTPVIYLT; from the exons ATGGAACCGAATTTATCCCCTTCTACTCCTAGAAGG GTCAAATTTGCTCCTAAAGGTCCTCCACCAAAGAGGAAGTCCACACCTCTTCAACCCAAAAC TGAAGTAGCTGGTGGTGGTGATCATGGCGGAGATGACGAGATTAATGAATCTCTCCTTCGCAAAGTTAAC GAGCATCTGACAAGAAGATGGCCTCAAGCTGAGAAAAAAT CTTCTGTTCAAGTTGCATTTAGCCATGGAGTTGCATCATCAACTTCTTTAAGGACATATGGCTCAGCTAAGGAAGGTTCCGGTGACAGAAGTAATGGCACGGGATTGAGAGATTCTGCTGCAGATACTATGGGGGACATCCATTCTTTGCCTTCAACTAGTAAAATTGATTGGATGGTTGAAAGTTCAGAAGATGCCACTGTTACTTCATTCAAGCAGAAGAAGAGAGAATATAAAGAACCTTGG GATTACAACCACAGCTACTATCCTGTTACTCTTCCCATAAGAAGACCTTACTCTGGGAACCCAG AGGTTCTTGATCGGGAAGAATTTGGGGAGGCTAAAGCAGCTTCGGAGTATGATGAAAGTGCTATAAATTCTGCATCGGATCTTGGTCTGCTG GAAGAAGTTGATGGAGAGAAGATGCTTTTTCTTCAGTTTCCTGCTAACCTCCCCTTTGTTAAACGGGAATCTGGGCCAGGTTCTACTGGTACATCTGAACATGCTTCAGCCAGCATGAATCATAAACACAGAGCTGGCAGCTCTAGACCAGGTGGAAGTGTTGCTCCAACCACGGCAAAAGGGAAGGAGATTCCTGGTAGCTTTCCAATGGTTTCAGGTGATGCAAAGGGAAAAGAGATGGTTAACAGCTCTGTGTCTTCCGTTGGCACAAATAAGAATGTATGCAGTTTGGAGGAGTTGCCACCCGGATTCATGGGGAAAATATTGGTCTTTAAGAGTGGTGCAGTTAAGTTGAAGCTCGGAGATATGCTGTACGAT GTTTCTCCTGGTTCCAATTGTGCGTTTGCTCAGGATATTGTGGCAATCAACACATCAGACAAACACTGCTGCAATCTGGGAGAAGTCAGTAAGCGGGCTGTCGTTACTCCAGATATTGATCATCTACTGACGCCGGTGATTTATCTGACTTGA